The proteins below are encoded in one region of Penicillium psychrofluorescens genome assembly, chromosome: 4:
- a CDS encoding uncharacterized protein (ID:PFLUO_007074-T1.cds;~source:funannotate), producing the protein MSDADKIQLPEKDMAAEPGNVSNGQVLETGAAGSHSKLKSRHLYMIAMGGCIGTAFLVGSGKTLSRGGPALALAGFITICSVVWVFSTLLFEMAAYIPLNGAGPDYYTTHFLSKSFGFAMGWNYWYAYSILVPFEITVATLVIQYWNPPVPPAVFISILFVIIISLNYLPVGNAGEAEFAFSSLKLTMLIGMIFLSIILAAGGGPSGDPVGFRYWNNPGPANPWIVGGSAGMFVSFLGVLVSVVLPLSFAAEMVAVCGGETSNPQKTVPNAAKAFIVRLLVFYVLPILGVTLTCPSNAPELTSGGQGAGSSPFVVGIKDAGIHVLDHIVNAVILCSAWSAGNVYMHLASRSIYSLATAGNAPKIFTRTNRWGVQYLAVTSCTVLTLLAYLNVSSSSGTVFNWLVNMINMAAFFSWILLSFAYIRFRTALKVQGVDRSTLPYVSICGKPGAYFCIVFFVIIGLLNGFYVFFPSQWNVSDFLTAYIGTLLFVVLYFGHKLTVGRKKPWLIPAQEICLGSPEGVSEISTQEISTQDDIESAGAFSQTWKNLLGKPK; encoded by the exons ATGTCGGATGCCGACAAGATCCAATTACCAGAGAAGGATATGGCGGCCGAACCTGGCAACGTCTCTAATGGCCAGGTGCTCGAAACCGGTGCGGCTGGCTCTCACTCCAAGCTCAAGTCGAGACACTTGTATATGATTGCCATGGGAG GCTGCATCGGAACCGCCTTTTTGGTGGGCTCTGGCAAAACCCTCAGCAGAGGCGGCCctgccctcgccctcgcgGGATTCATCACCATCTGCTCCGTCGTCTGGGTCTTTTCCACCCTTCTTTTTGAAATGGCGGCCTATATCCCGCTGAATGGTGCGGGTCCGGACTACTATACAACTCACTTTCTCTCTAAATCCTTTGGCTTTGCCATGGGCTGGAACTACTGGTATGCATACTCGATTCTGGTTCCTTTCGAAATAACCGTCGCCACGCTCGTTATTCAGTACTGGAATCCGCCTGTTCCTCCCGCCGTCTTTATCTCTATTCTATTTGTGATCATCATTTCCCTGAATTATCTGCCAGTTGGAAATGCTGGCGAGGCCGAGTttgccttctcctctctGAAGCTCACCATGCTGATTGGAATGATCTTCTTATCCATCATTCTAGCAGCAGGTGGTGGGCCTTCAGGAGACCCTGTTGGATTTAGGTACTGGAACAACCCGGGGCCAGCCAACCCTTGGATCGTCGGGGGAAGCGCAGGAATGTTTGTGAGCTTCCTCGGCGTGCTCGTTAGCGTCGTGCTGCCT CTCTCCTTTGCTGCCGAAATGGTGGCCGTGTGCGGCGGCGAGACCAGCAATCCCCAAAAGACGGTCCCCAACGCTGCAAAAGCCTTCATTGTCCGCCTCCTTGTTTTCTACGTACTCCCCATCCTGGGAGTCACGCTGACTTGCCCGTCTAATGCCCCGGAACTCACTTCCGGGGGCCAAGGGGCCGGTTCATCGCCCTTTGTCGTCGGTATCAAGGACGCGGGCATCCATGTTCTCGATCATATCGTGAATGCAGTCATTTTGTGTTCTGCGTGGTCAGCTGGCAACGTATACATGCACCTGGCCTCCCGCTCGATATACTCTCTAGCCACAGCGGGCAACGCGCCCAAAATCTTTACCAGAACCAATCGATGGGGTGTCCAGTACTTGGCAGTGACCAGCTGCACCGTGCTCACCCTCCTAGCCTATTTGAATGTCAGCTCCAGCTCTGGCACGGTGTTTAACTGGCTTGTCAACATGATCAACATGGCCGCCTTTTTCTCTTGGATTCTGCTCTCATTTGCCTACATTCGATTTCGAACGGCACTCAAAGTCCAGGGTGTGGATCGCTCAACCCTGCCTTACGTCTCGATTTGTGGCAAGCCGGGCGCCTATTTCTGtattgtcttcttcgtgATTATCGGTCTCTTGAACGGATTCTACGTCTTCTTCCCTTCACAGTGGAATGTCTCGGATTTTTTGACTGCCTACATTGGCACTCTTTTGTTTGTGGTCTTGTACTTTGGACACAAGCTTACTGTTGGTCGGAAGAAACCATGGCTGATTCCTGCCCAGGAGATTTGCTTGGGTAGCCCTGAAGGAGTGAGTGAGATATCTACTCAAGAGATATCTACTCAAGACGACATTGAGTCTGCTGGAGCATTTTCGCAGACCTGGAAGAATCTTTTAGGAAAGCCCAAGTAA
- a CDS encoding uncharacterized protein (ID:PFLUO_007078-T1.cds;~source:funannotate): MHSGTKNGFVIGANRNLPNSPGKLGGENEDLESPNLETESLKPLEKGDLNKSKATPMKLKKHWRRFWFCYLLGSIVLLAILLPIFFLIVIPAIAQLIVNKTNLPVYSASIMDPKPDKLTFTLHTSLKIPSGLSVRTNPLNLSLFNQDVRPMEPYLLVALPAYNLKGGTNMMSVTRRNTEILNESQFVKLLTTAVYGKSFVMSAKGSTVGHLGALKTSLTLDKNIELNGMDKFDGFSIPSARLIIPTQKDGTNLVGTAVLPNRSVFTFEMGNVTLNLQSGGLIIGQATSYNVHLQPGNNTIGLRGWVDIDTVLENLPEILGTQMAALLGGDLELSATGNSTIYDNHHIPYYEEVLNNLTLTARVPFMKLLLDTLHGITHSNPSSNSSSLQEGVQQISKIMGGLSNVTTLHDLSRSLKLLVNN; this comes from the exons ATGCATAGCGGCACTAAGAATGGGTTTGTTATTGGGGCAAACAGAAACCTGCCCAACTCCCCAGGCAAGCTGGGGGGCGAGAATGAAGATTTGGAATCGCCGAATCTCGAAACCGAGAGCCTGAAACCACTGGAGAAAGGGGACTTGAACAAGAGCAAGGCAACTCCAATGAAACTTAAGAAGCATTGGCGCCGCTTCTGGTTTTGCTACTTGCTCGGATCCATTGTCTTGCTTgcaattcttcttcccataTT CTTCTTGATTGTCATCCCTGCCATTGCACAACTAATTGTCAACAAAACAAATCTTCCTGTGTATTCTGCCTCGATCATGGATCCCAAGCCAGACAAACTCACGTTCACCCTTCACACTTCACTCAAAATTCCGTCGGGCCTTAGTGTTCGTACGAATCCACTCAACCTCAGCTTGTTTAATCAAGACGTCAGACCGATGGAACCGTACTTGCTCGTGGCGCTTCCGGCTTACAACTTGAAGGGGGGAACCAATATGATGAGTGTGACCCGGCGCAACACTGAGATCCTCAATGAATCCCAATTTGTAAAGCTTTTGACCACTGCGGTCTACGGAAAAAGCTTTGTGATGTCTGCGAAAGGCTCTACAGTTGGTCACCTTGGGGCGCTCAAGACGTCTTTGACGCTGGACAAAAATATTGAACTGAATG GAATGGATAAGTTTGATGGTTTCTCTATTCCTTCGGCCCGTTTGATTATTCCTACGCAAAAAGATGGTACGAATCTGGTGGGCACTGCGGTTTTACCCAACCGCTCCGTTTTCACCTTTGAAATG GGAAACGTGACTTTGAATCTTCAAAGTGGCGGCTTAATCATCGGACAAGCGACCTCCTACAACGTTCATTTACAGCCTGGAAATAACACGATCGGGTTGCGAGGCTGGGTAGATATCGACACTGTGCTTGAAAACCTTCCAGAAATTCTCGGCACGCAAATGGCTGCCTTACTTGGTGGTGATCTAGAGCTTTCGGCTACCGGAAATTCGACCATCTACGACAACCATCATATTCCCTACTACGAGGAAGTCCTGAACAACCTTACGCTCACCGCTCGCGTCCCCTTTATGAAGCTTCTGCTAGATACACTTCATGGTATAACGCACTCCAACCCGAGCTCCAATAGCTCTTCATTGCAAGAGGGGGTCCAGCAGATTTCTAAAATCATGGGTGGTTTGTCGAATGTGACAACTCTCCATGATTTATCTCGGTCGCTTAAACTTCTTGTAAATAACTAG
- a CDS encoding uncharacterized protein (ID:PFLUO_007075-T1.cds;~source:funannotate), with protein MNALQKIVNDEISTALIFEDDIDWDVTIKAQLKQFARGVRALQDTSVSSFSPYGENWDVLWPGGCGAGTKPSSRVYMIPNDTTVPPRSRHFPSEIIKPVFAEWEGMENARFVFNDADVPCSLAYAVTFESARKILTKWSLEPNSQPFDNDLRELCNPTNSHGTSLRCLAPYPLLFNSYRKEGPDFQNSDIHNDGDFWHEAFTNGITYSTMLNSKRLGNGAKTALAQYPEVRPQLLEFEGLELPQGNLTSWNLRLYQPE; from the exons ATGAATGCGCTCCAAAA GATCGTGAACGACGAGATCAGCACCGCCCTTATATTTGAAGACGACATCGACTGGGATGTGACTATAAAAGCACAACTCAAACAGTTTGCGCGTGGAGTACGCGCTCTCCAAGACACCAGTGtttcctctttttctccctATGGCGAAAACTGGGATGTGCTCTGGCCTGGAGGATGTGGTGCCGGAACTAAACCCTCGAGCCGCGTCTATATGATCCCAAATGATACGACAGTGCCACCGCGGTCACGCCACTTCCCTTCCGAAATCATCAAGCCAGTATTCGCAGAATGGGAAGGGATGGAAAATGCACGATTTGTGTTCAATGATGCCGACGTACCATGCTCCTTGGCGTACGCTGTGACATTCGAGTCAGCACGCAAGATCCTCACCAAATGGTCGTTGGAGCCAAACAGCCAACCATTCGATAATGACTTGAGAGAGCTCTGTAATCCAACCAACTCGCACGGCACTTCTCTCCGGTGCCTGGCTCCGTATCCGTTGCTATTTAACAGTTATCGGAAGGAAGGCCCTGATTTCCAGAATTCAGATATACACAATGATGGTGATTTTTGGCACGAGGCTTTCACCAATGGAATTACATACAGCACTATGCTAAATTCCAAGAGACTGGGGAATGGTGCCAAAACTGCATTGGCACAATATCCCGAGGTCAGGCCACAGCTGCTTGAGTTTGAGGGACTCGAGCTTCCTCAGGGGAACCTTACTTCATGGAACCTTAGGCTTTATCAGCCTGAATAG
- a CDS encoding uncharacterized protein (ID:PFLUO_007072-T1.cds;~source:funannotate): MTPNRRPLYYNPDARFWTTKGFTSADAIESFHLQVEGYHPSPLVPLPSVAECLGVKSVYAKDETNRLQWMAQGCSTLMRELDSQLMGEQANLVVCPAGTGALLQAAVNHIKAPERNPAAVLAVEPDTAPFLWKKLAREEPPGENGNCEAPFEAFWSALKSGIDASATVSDYEAHLASLELQAAGISAGLAGASGLAALRRLDESHKTQLGLNESSVLVIICTEGLSPYTTPKDVSSDDVITLAQTLVQIDSSNPDFGSTPGPGETVIANYITSWLEHRDIENHWIEPTPGRPSIVGVVRGSGGGKSLMFNGHMDTVTLLGYNGDPLSGSIVDGNMYGRGTADMKSGLAAGMLAVASAKSKKMKGDVILAAVADEESESVGTEQVLQAGWRADAAIVAEPTEMALINTHKGFALFEVDIQGVASHGSRADLGVDAICKAGYFLVELDRHAQELQERFGDAKPETGAPNIHAGVIKGGEEIASYPALCTISIERRTISGETAETVRLELLQILEKLAATVPNFKFDLRSTFSRAPYFIPRDHDFVKLVAKHAAQATGAKPTIKGETYWTDMALLDEVGIPGLIWGPKGYGLHAKTEWVEVESVRQLAEAFVGIAEDFCK, encoded by the coding sequence ATGACTCCTAATCGCCGCCCCTTGTACTACAATCCGGATGCCCGGTTTTGGACAACGAAGGGCTTTACCTCCGCTGATGCGATCGAATCCTTCCATTTGCAGGTCGAAGGGTaccatccatctcctcttGTCCCTCTACCCAGTGTAGCAGAGTGCCTCGGGGTCAAATCGGTCTATGCGAAAGATGAAACCAACCGACTACAGTGGATGGCACAGGGCTGCTCGACTCTCATGCGGGAGCTCGATAGCCAGCTCATGGGAGAGCAAGCCAATCTCGTAGTCTGTCCTGCGGGCACTGGCGCTCTGTTGCAAGCCGCCGTAAACCACATCAAGGCCCCAGAAAGAAACCCTGCAGCAGTTCTTGCTGTTGAGCCAGACACTGCCCCTTTCTTGTGGAAGAAATTGGCCCGAGAAGAACCTCCTGGTGAAAACGGCAACTGCGAGGCACCATTCGAGGCTTTTTGGTCGGCTTTGAAGTCCGGAATCGATGCCAGCGCAACGGTCTCTGACTACGAGGCTCATTTGGCCAGTCTTGAGCTACAAGCCGCTGGAATCAGTGCAGGACTGGCTGGTGCATCCGGACTGGCTGCTCTCCGCCGGCTGGATGAATCTCACAAGACGCAGCTAGGGTTGAATGAGAGCTCTGTCCTTGTTATCATATGCACCGAAGGACTTTCACCCTACACGACACCCAAGGATGTCTCATCCGACGATGTCATCACCCTGGCCCAGACATTGGTGCAAATCGACTCTTCTAACCCCGACTTCGGCTCGACACCTGGTCCTGGAGAGACGGTTATTGCCAACTACATCACGTCGTGGCTCGAGCATCGTGACATCGAGAATCACTGGATTGAGCCCACTCCAGGACGGCCATCcattgttggtgttgttcGCGGCTCTGGAGGCGGCAAGAGCCTCATGTTTAACGGGCATATGGACACAGTCACGCTGCTGGGCTATAACGGCGACCCTTTGAGCGGCAGCATTGTTGATGGCAATATGTACGGTCGAGGCACTGCCGACATGAAGAGTGGTCTTGCGGCTGGAATGCTGGCGGTTGCTAGTGCCaaatcgaagaagatgaagggtGACGTGATTCTCGCCGCGGTTGCGGACGAAGAGTCGGAGAGCGTTGGAACGGAACAAGTGCTTCAAGCTGGCTGGCGAGCAGATGCGGCAATCGTGGCCGAGCCCACGGAAATGGCTTTGATCAATACGCACAAGGGTTTCGCATTGTTCGAGGTCGACATCCAAGGCGTGGCGTCTCACGGGTCTCGTGCCGATCTGGGAGTTGATGCAATCTGCAAAGCTGGATACTTCCTTGTTGAGCTCGACCGCCATGCGCAAGAGCTCCAGGAGCGTTTTGGCGACGCAAAGCCAGAGACGGGGGCACCGAATATCCacgccggcgtcatcaaGGGCGGCGAAGAGATTGCTTCCTACCCAGCCCTCTgcaccatctccattgaGCGTCGTACAATCTCCGGAGAGACTGCCGAAACTGTGCGACTCGAGCTCCTGCAAATCTTGGAGAAACTTGCAGCAACCGTGCCCAACTTCAAATTTGACTTGcgctcgaccttctcgcgAGCCCCTTACTTCATCCCCAGAGATCACGACTTTGTCAAACTGGTCGCCAAACATGCCGCCCAAGCTACAGGCGCGAAACCAACTATCAAAGGGGAAACATACTGGACGGACATGGCCTTGTTGGACGAGGTAGGTATCCCCGGATTGATCTGGGGACCCAAAGGATACGGTCTCCATGCCAAAACGGAATGGGTAGAAGTCGAGTCAGTGCGGCAACTTGCGGAGGCATTTGTAGGCATTGCGGAAGATTTCTGTAAATAA
- a CDS encoding uncharacterized protein (ID:PFLUO_007073-T1.cds;~source:funannotate) produces the protein MSQPPGATDRPIRRRFAADGRVRSGCLTCKARKKKCDGQASDLDGRCRSCVRLGLVCEQPPLRRVPVRPPRRKARRDDEITSSSKDENGWRAASQVAGSSTDGDEDGDEVAEGTGTLAGSGSYIPDDSGSWDGIERVLLRYFLDHVAPLCSILQQDGNSFCSVLLPMAIVDPSLLHALFAYASVHVDTASPAIPVTPEARIKFESQVTRGLADAIKNNAVTESTIACALVISTAEVIGGDTSRWLLHLQGAGHLINHFGIPRLLRTSDGAFLLRDFAYHDIMASLSTGHRALVNGVYWVQDVNATVKSADSFMGLGHHIFTHLTEISAFAADTADLDLSSCSDRRSRETLRAEDMAQALRSEDLRLQVDPTDSYIKALIHHAEAFRFASLFYLYRHLLRFSDAGAVYRLRMEDCVRQILHHVSQVPSNLFCEIGLLFPLFMAGIGCGDNTSMIQYIQNRLTCIETWTRFKHVGRARDLLQLLWDNGRTDWELMLRELDWNLSFA, from the coding sequence ATGAGCCAGCCTCCTGGAGCCACTGACCGCCCGATACGCCGGCGCTTTGCGGCTGACGGCCGCGTTCGCTCGGGCTGCTTGACATGCAAGGcccggaagaagaagtgcgACGGCCAGGCCTCGGATCTTGACGGTCGTTGTAGATCGTGTGTCCGCCTTGGGTTAGTCTGCGAGCAGCCTCCTCTGCGGAGAGTCCCCGTTCGCCCGCCGCGGAGGAAAGCCCGAAGAGACGATGAGATTACCAGTTCGTCCAAGGACGAGAACGGGTGGCGAGCTGCCAGCCAAGTAGCAGGCAGCTCAAcagatggcgacgaggatggtgatgaagtGGCGGAAGGCACGGGAACCTTAGCCGGCAGCGGGTCCTACATTCCCGACGACTCAGGCTCCTGGGACGGCATAGAACGTGTTTTGCTGAGATACTTTTTGGACCATGTCGCCCCCCTCTGCTCAATCCTGCAGCAAGATGGCAACAGCTTCTGTTCTGTGCTGCTCCCCATGGCCATCGTTGATCCGTCGCTCCTACATGCCCTCTTCGCTTACGCTTCGGTCCATGTCGACACTGCCAGCCCCGCGATTCCTGTGACTCCAGAGGCTCGTATAAAATTCGAGAGCCAGGTGACCCGAGGTTTGGCGGACGCCATCAAAAATAATGCCGTCACAGAAAGTACCATTGCCTGTGCTCTCGTCATTAGTACCGCTGAGGTCATTGGTGGCGATACGTCGCGCTGGCTGCTCCATTTACAAGGCGCGGGTCATCTCATCAACCACTTTGGAATACCCAGGCTGCTCCGCACGTCCGACGGGGCATTTCTGCTCCGAGACTTTGCTTACCATGATATCATGGCCTCGCTGAGCACTGGCCATCGCGCCTTGGTTAATGGCGTGTACTGGGTCCAAGACGTCAACGCGACTGTCAAGTCGGCTGATTCCTTTATGGGCCTAGGTCACCACATATTTACGCACCTGACCGAGATTTCTGCCTTTGCCGCCGACACAGCTGATCTCGATCTTTCATCATGCTCTGACCGGCGGTCGAGAGAAACTCTGCGGGCTGAGGACATGGCCCAAGCCCTTCGCTCGGAAGATTTGCGTCTCCAGGTGGATCCAACCGACAGCTACATCAAAGCGCTTATCCATCATGCGGAGGCCTTCCGCTTCGCCTCTCTTTTCTACCTCTACCGTCATCTCCTCCGCTTCAGTGACGCGGGTGCTGTTTATAGACTCCGCATGGAGGACTGTGTGCGGcaaatcctccaccacgTGTCTCAGGTCCCGTCAAATTTGTTTTGTGAGATAGGTCTCTTATTTCCTTTGTTTATGGCTGGGATTGGGTGTGGCGACAACACTAGCATGATCCAATACATCCAGAATCGTCTCACATGTATCGAGACCTGGACCAGATTCAAGCATGTTGGGAGGGCCCGCGATCTGCTACAACTGCTTTGGGACAACGGGCGGACGGACTGGGAACTCATGCTACGGGAGTTGGATTGGAACTTATCTTTTGCCTGA
- a CDS encoding uncharacterized protein (ID:PFLUO_007076-T1.cds;~source:funannotate) has translation MSFLNKENKDKEASTGVLGSLGSKSSEGPHDVQEGVMADNADNLQRHLGNRQIQLIAIGGSIGTALFVSIGDGLYNAGPGSLFIAYTLQSIVLAMVNNCLAEMSTAYPVSGGFIRLAGKWVDDALGFMVGWNFFFYEALLIPFEISAFTLVLSFWSPTVSEPGPVAGIVTAIIICYGTLNVMAVKAYGEAEFWLSSGKVILIFALFLFTFVTMVGGNPAHDAYGFRYWNNPGAFMEYLDTGKLGRFEGFLGGLWSACFCVVGPEYISMVAAEAKRPRIYIKNAFKTVYVRFGLFFIGGSLFAGIICSARDPQLYRIVVEGKGSGGAGSSPYVIGMTNLGIKIFPSIINALLLTSIFSAGNTYTYCAIRTLYGLALEGRAPRVLTRTTRSGVPIYCFAIVMIFPILSFMQVSSSSSIVITWFASLVTAGGLINYITITLTYIFFHRACKAQGLDRSTFSYYARLQPYCAYIALVWMILVAILYGYPAYKPWNLKTFWSDYTMQIAIPPLFLIWKLVKKTRFVRPNEADLVWERPLIDAYEASFIDPPVGFWREVGQMVGLARIKGGNDKRRASSAVHPAHGTAEEMVGTAEGITA, from the exons ATGTCTTTCTTAAAcaaggaaaacaaagataAAGAGGCCAGCACCGGCGTGCTGGGCTCGCTAGGGTCTAAGTCATCCGAAGGTCCCCATGATGTCCAAGAGGGCGTGATGGCCGACAACGCCGACAATCTCCAACGCCACCTTGGGAATCGTCAAATTCAGCTTATCGCTATTGGAGGTTCTATCGGCACCGCCCTCTTCGTGAGTATTGGTGACGGTCTTTATAATGCCGGGCCCGGCAGTTTGTTTATTGCATACACTTTGCAAAGTATCGTTCTTGCGATGGTGAACAACTGCCTCGCGGAAATGAGCACTGCATACCCTGTCAGCGGTGGCTTTATCCGCTTAGCTGGCAAATGGGTAGACGATGCCCTCGGCTTTATGGTTGGCTGGAACTTTTT TTTCTACGAAGCACTTTTGATTCCATTCGAGATCTCAGCTTTTACCCTTGTGCTGTCGTTCTGGTCCCCTACGGTCTCTGAACCTGGCCCAGTTGCCGGGATTGTTACTGCAATTATTATCTGCTATGG TACCCTCAACGTCATGGCTGTGAAGGCATATGGTGAAGCTGAGTTTTGGCTCTCGAGCGGCAAGGTCATTCTCATCTTCGCCCTgttcctcttcaccttcgttACAATGGTTGGTGGTAATCCTGCCCATGATGCGTACGGCTTCCGCTATTGGAACAACCCGGGTGCCTTCATGGAGTACTTGGATACCGGCAAGCTTGGTCGGTTTGAAGGATTTTTGGGAGGTCTTTGGTCCGCCTGTTTCTGCGTCGTTGGCCCTGAGTATATCTCGATGGTCGCGGCCGAAGCCAAACGCCCTCGCATCTATATCAAGAATGCCTTCAAGACAGTCTATGTTCGATTCGGGCTCTTCTTTATTGGCGGCTCCCTTTTCGCGGGTATTATCTGCTCCGCGAGGGATCCACAATTGTACAGAATTGTTGTCGAAGGCAAaggcagtggtggtgctggatcaTCGCCCTATGTCATTGGCATGACCAATCTCGGCATTAAGATCTTCCCTTCTATCATCAACGC GCTTCTGTTGACTTCGATCTTTTCTGCTGGCAACACATACACTTACTGCGCCATCCGCACTCTTTATGGACTGGCCCTTGAGGGCAGAGCCCCGAGGGTCCTCACTCGCACCACTCGCAGCGGTGTGCCGATCTACTGTTTCGCCATTGTGATGATTTTCCCGATACTTTCATTTATGCAGGTTTCGAGCAGCTCTTCCATAGTCATCACATGGTTTGCGAGCCTTGTCACTGCCGGAG GACTTATTAACTACATTACCATCACACTGACTtacatcttcttccatcgGGCCTGCAAAGCTCAGGGTCTGGACCGCAGCACTTTCTCTTATTACGCACGACTCCAACCGTACTGCGCGTATATCGCTCTTGTCTGGATGATCCTCGTGGCAATCCTATACGGCTATCCCGCCTACAAACCATGGAATCTGAAAACATTCTGGTCGGATTACACGATGCAAATTGCGATTCCTccgctcttcctcatctGGAAACTCGTCAAGAAGACTCGATTTGTTCGGCCTAACGAAGCAGATCTGGTCTGGGAAAGGCCTCTTATCGATGCTTACGAGGCAAGCTTCATTGATCCCCCAGTAGGCTTCTGGAGGGAAGTCGGTCAAATGGTCGGCCTTGCACGAATCAAAGGTGGCAATGACAAGAGAAGAGCCTCTTCTGCTGTACACCCCGCCCATGGAACCGCAGAAGAGATGGTCGGAACCGCAGAAGGGATAACGGCGTGA
- a CDS encoding uncharacterized protein (ID:PFLUO_007077-T1.cds;~source:funannotate) has product MAEPKPEVIVEGNDTAEIAQFGTEEKNENSDGDVIGPKLLDALEQPEQIRRIVREAILLAGGATAILLQVAEPGVAKGVDEYSNFAYRPMDRLRTTMTYVYCMAFGTRDEKKAVIEMVHRAHAPVNGPGYSADDPELQLWVAATLYAVGIDLYQRMFGDIDDAAAEAIYREYAILAISLRVKPGMWPPSRKAFWEYWDNKIATTEITDHAQNVAKSLLFNKLAPLHIRAVLPLVRLTTTEMLPPRIREAYGLKSTKTRRGAYRFAMGFTKVTYPCLPKVIRTYPMRYYLKDMRKRLRDMA; this is encoded by the coding sequence ATGGCTGAGCCTAAACCAGAAGTCATCGTCGAGGGCAACGACACTGCAGAAATCGCCCAGTTCGGCACCGAAGAGAAGAACGAGAATTCGGATGGCGACGTCATTGGTCCAAAGTTACTTGATGCACTCGAGCAGCCAGAGCAAATCCGCCGAATTGTTCGAGAGGCCATTCTTCTTGCTGGCGGTGCAACTGCCATCTTGCTCCAAGTAGCTGAGCCTGGTGTGGCCAAAGGCGTGGACGAATACAGCAACTTCGCCTATCGACCAATGGACCGACTCCGTACCACAATGACCTACGTATACTGCATGGCATTTGGCACTCGGGACGAAAAGAAGGCCGTCATCGAGATGGTACATCGCGCCCACGCCCCTGTCAATGGACCAGGCTATTCCGCTGACGATCCCGAGCTTCAACTATGGGTTGCCGCCACTCTCTACGCGGTTGGCATTGATCTCTATCAGCGGATGTTTGGCGACATAGATGATGCAGCTGCTGAGGCTATCTATAGGGAGTATGCCATCCTGGCCATTTCCCTACGTGTCAAACCTGGGATGTGGCCGCCTAGTCGCAAGGCGTTCTGGGAGTATTGGGACAATAAGATTGCGACAACGGAAATCACGGATCATGCCCAGAACGTGGCCAAGAGTCTATTATTCAACAAACTTGCTCCCCTTCATATACGTGCAGTGCTTCCTCTAGTGCGTTTAACGACCACTGAAATGTTGCCGCCGCGCATTCGAGAGGCCTATGGACTCAAGTCCACTAAGACGCGGCGCGGCGCATACCGGTTTGCCATGGGGTTCACTAAAGTGACATATCCTTGTCTTCCCAAGGTAATTCGAACGTACCCCATGCGCTACTACCTGAAGGATATGCGCAAGCGACTACGGGATATGGCATAG